A single genomic interval of Nonomuraea rubra harbors:
- the fxsT gene encoding FxSxx-COOH system tetratricopeptide repeat protein, with the protein MRNKNFTGREDLLNRLRTGIGDNVTAVVPHTLHGLGGSGKTQLAIEYAYRFRDSYDVVWWVPADQPGLVRATLAQLAPQLGVPDAITAGIEDAANAVLEALRRGDPYARWLLIFDNADQPEDFAELIPPGPGDVLVTSRNPRWAGVYETIAVDVFPRKESMEFLAKRMSSVTIEESDKLAEALGDLPLALEQAAALQVETGMPAQEYLRLFEQQASSLLKEGKPPEYPWSMTTAWRLSVTKLREHLPQAMELLRTCAFFGPEPIPRDAFRPVKGPVRREVADLLANPIQLSKAIATLARYALVRIDPDERTLQVHRLIQALLREELPAPLRDEIRSEVHSLIVEAAPVDFDHPVNWPRYQALLAHVDPAEVAKSTRPDVRSFAHDMLGALVSWGDYRTAGRYADTFVHQWSRDSGADDPDVLRAQRVKGDMLREFGRYTDAYELNTATLATMREVMGADHREVLILLNGIGADLRGRGRFIEAREHDKASVERHRAVLGSDDVQTLRAIANLAIDYGLTSDYRASQRLLEEAYRTALANRGQVSRGAFLNLWAGLARSVRQCGDYHEACDVGSDALGYGRQHLGADHPRVLLVQRDLAIAQLRAGEREEGLELARDVHARYMRIYGLNHPGTLAAAVCLANSLRANGLVEDAYLLAKDTMERCVSVYGSEHPYHFGCIGNVALLERVRGEPARAYELNERALAGLEERLGRGHHYALTVAVNLAGDLAALGEHEQACRLGEESLQRLRRLLGEQHPASLAAAANLAADLSAAGRGDEAKRLFEETMRRYGETLGHEHPDALVAAEGRHLDLDFDPPPI; encoded by the coding sequence ATGCGGAACAAGAACTTCACCGGGCGGGAGGACCTGCTCAACAGGCTGCGCACGGGCATCGGAGACAACGTCACGGCGGTGGTGCCGCACACCCTGCACGGCCTGGGCGGCAGCGGCAAGACGCAGCTGGCCATCGAGTACGCCTACCGCTTCCGCGACAGCTACGACGTCGTCTGGTGGGTCCCCGCCGACCAGCCGGGTCTGGTCCGCGCGACCCTGGCGCAGCTCGCGCCGCAGCTGGGCGTGCCCGACGCCATCACGGCCGGCATCGAGGACGCCGCCAACGCCGTGCTCGAAGCCCTGCGCAGGGGTGATCCGTACGCCCGCTGGCTGCTCATCTTCGACAACGCCGACCAGCCGGAGGACTTCGCCGAGCTCATCCCGCCCGGCCCCGGCGACGTCCTGGTCACCTCGCGCAACCCCCGCTGGGCCGGCGTCTACGAGACGATCGCCGTGGACGTCTTCCCGCGCAAGGAGAGCATGGAGTTCCTCGCCAAGCGCATGAGCTCGGTCACGATCGAGGAGTCCGACAAGCTGGCGGAGGCACTCGGCGACCTGCCGCTGGCGCTGGAACAGGCGGCCGCCCTCCAGGTCGAGACCGGCATGCCGGCGCAGGAGTACCTGCGACTGTTCGAACAGCAAGCCTCCAGCCTGCTGAAGGAGGGCAAGCCCCCGGAGTACCCCTGGTCGATGACGACGGCCTGGAGGCTGTCGGTCACCAAGCTGCGCGAGCACCTGCCGCAAGCCATGGAGCTGCTGCGCACCTGCGCGTTCTTCGGCCCTGAGCCCATCCCGCGTGACGCCTTCCGCCCGGTCAAGGGCCCGGTGCGGCGCGAGGTGGCCGACCTGCTCGCCAATCCCATCCAGCTGAGCAAGGCCATCGCGACGCTGGCGCGCTACGCGCTGGTGCGCATCGACCCCGACGAACGCACGCTCCAGGTCCACCGGTTGATCCAGGCGCTGCTGAGGGAGGAACTGCCCGCGCCGCTGCGGGACGAGATCCGCTCGGAAGTGCACTCTCTCATCGTCGAGGCGGCCCCCGTTGACTTCGACCATCCTGTGAACTGGCCGCGCTACCAGGCGCTGCTCGCCCACGTGGACCCGGCGGAGGTGGCGAAGAGCACCCGGCCGGACGTCCGGTCGTTCGCGCACGACATGCTGGGCGCCCTGGTGTCGTGGGGCGACTATCGCACCGCCGGCAGGTACGCCGACACGTTCGTGCACCAGTGGTCCCGGGACTCGGGGGCCGATGACCCCGACGTGCTGCGGGCCCAGCGCGTCAAGGGCGACATGCTGCGCGAGTTCGGCCGCTACACCGACGCGTACGAGCTGAACACGGCGACGCTGGCCACCATGCGCGAGGTCATGGGGGCCGACCACCGCGAGGTCCTGATCCTGCTCAACGGCATCGGCGCCGACCTGCGCGGGCGCGGCCGGTTCATCGAAGCCAGGGAGCACGACAAGGCTTCGGTGGAGCGGCACCGGGCGGTGCTCGGCTCCGACGACGTGCAGACGTTGCGGGCGATCGCCAACCTGGCGATCGACTACGGCCTCACCAGCGACTACCGGGCCTCGCAGAGGCTGCTGGAGGAGGCATACCGCACGGCCCTGGCCAACAGGGGCCAGGTGAGCCGGGGCGCCTTCCTCAACCTGTGGGCCGGCCTGGCCCGGTCGGTCAGGCAGTGCGGCGACTACCACGAGGCATGCGACGTGGGTAGTGACGCGCTCGGCTACGGGCGGCAACATCTCGGCGCCGACCACCCGCGCGTGCTCCTCGTGCAGAGGGACCTGGCCATCGCCCAGCTCCGGGCAGGCGAGCGGGAGGAGGGCCTGGAGCTGGCACGGGACGTGCACGCGCGATACATGCGCATCTACGGCCTCAACCACCCGGGCACGCTGGCCGCGGCCGTCTGCCTGGCCAACTCGCTGCGCGCCAACGGCCTGGTGGAGGACGCCTACCTGCTCGCCAAGGACACCATGGAGCGCTGCGTCAGCGTCTACGGCTCCGAGCACCCGTACCACTTCGGTTGCATCGGCAACGTGGCGCTGCTGGAGCGGGTGCGGGGCGAGCCGGCGCGGGCGTACGAGCTGAACGAGCGGGCGCTGGCGGGGCTGGAGGAGAGGCTGGGGCGCGGCCACCACTACGCGCTCACCGTCGCGGTCAACCTGGCCGGCGACCTCGCGGCGTTGGGCGAGCACGAGCAGGCCTGCCGGTTGGGCGAGGAGTCGCTGCAGCGGCTGCGCCGGCTCCTGGGAGAGCAACATCCAGCCTCGCTCGCCGCCGCCGCCAACCTGGCCGCCGACCTGTCCGCCGCCGGCCGGGGCGACGAGGCCAAGCGGCTGTTCGAGGAGACGATGCGGCGCTACGGGGAGACGCTCGGGCACGAGCACCCCGACGCGCTGGTGGCGGCCGAAGGACGCCACCTCGACCTCGACTTCGACCCGCCGCCGATCTAG
- a CDS encoding helix-turn-helix domain-containing protein: protein MSLDYRWHLRKVMAVRGLYATTDLRPLLAERGLRLSQSQVYRLVAERPVRLNLSVLMALLDILDCTMEELIEPVPAAGRGPRAERPAGGRGPSIERPA from the coding sequence GTGAGCTTGGACTACCGCTGGCACCTGCGGAAGGTGATGGCCGTCCGCGGCCTGTACGCCACCACGGACCTGCGGCCCCTGCTCGCGGAGCGGGGGCTCCGGCTGTCGCAGAGCCAGGTCTACCGGCTGGTCGCCGAGCGGCCGGTACGGCTCAACCTGAGCGTGCTGATGGCCCTGCTGGACATCCTCGACTGCACGATGGAGGAGCTCATCGAGCCGGTACCGGCAGCCGGGCGCGGGCCGAGGGCCGAACGACCGGCGGGCGGGCGCGGGCCGAGCATCGAACGACCGGCTTGA
- a CDS encoding zinc-binding dehydrogenase — MLIGAAASGVSSLLIQLAGQAGARVIAAASSGPKLDLALSRGAEVGVNYTEPYWTERVREATGGAGVDVAADPAGGAIGRAAFELVRRGGRFMAFGAGSGSMTSVPEEEAAGRGVTVVPMGAAFPSPEATYELSVQALAEGAAGRLRPVIGQTFPLERAADAHAAVAKRATLGKTLLIP, encoded by the coding sequence GTGCTGATCGGGGCCGCCGCCAGCGGCGTCAGCAGCCTGCTGATCCAGCTCGCCGGGCAGGCGGGCGCGCGGGTGATCGCCGCCGCCAGCTCCGGGCCCAAGCTGGACCTCGCGCTGAGCCGGGGCGCCGAGGTGGGCGTGAACTACACCGAGCCGTACTGGACCGAGCGGGTACGCGAGGCGACCGGTGGTGCGGGTGTGGACGTGGCCGCCGATCCCGCGGGCGGTGCCATCGGGCGGGCGGCGTTCGAGCTGGTCAGGCGGGGCGGGCGGTTCATGGCCTTCGGGGCGGGGAGCGGGTCGATGACGTCGGTCCCCGAGGAGGAGGCGGCCGGGCGGGGCGTCACCGTGGTGCCGATGGGCGCGGCCTTCCCGTCGCCGGAGGCCACGTACGAGCTGTCGGTGCAGGCGCTGGCCGAGGGCGCGGCCGGGCGGCTGCGGCCGGTGATCGGGCAGACGTTCCCGCTGGAGCGGGCCGCCGACGCGCACGCGGCGGTCGCCAAGCGGGCCACGCTCGGCAAGACGCTGCTGATCCCTTGA
- a CDS encoding alcohol dehydrogenase catalytic domain-containing protein, with translation MRAVWLREFGGPEVLRIEQTPDPVPGAGQVLIETAAIGITYVETQVRSGSAPMRLPALPFVPGNGVAGTVVAAGPGVNAELVGRRVAGTTGGSGGYAEKVVVDAGLLIPIPDGLGFRDAAGLLNDGRTALGITRALAQRPASGC, from the coding sequence ATGCGTGCTGTCTGGTTGAGGGAGTTCGGCGGGCCCGAGGTGCTGCGGATCGAGCAGACGCCGGATCCCGTGCCAGGTGCGGGACAGGTGCTGATCGAGACGGCGGCGATCGGGATCACGTACGTGGAGACGCAGGTGCGGTCGGGCTCGGCGCCCATGCGGCTGCCCGCGCTGCCGTTCGTGCCCGGCAACGGCGTGGCCGGGACCGTCGTGGCGGCGGGGCCCGGCGTGAACGCCGAGCTGGTCGGGCGGCGGGTGGCCGGCACCACCGGCGGCTCGGGCGGCTACGCGGAGAAGGTGGTGGTCGACGCGGGCCTGCTGATCCCGATCCCGGACGGGCTCGGCTTCCGCGACGCGGCCGGCCTGCTGAACGACGGCCGCACCGCGCTGGGCATCACGCGGGCGCTCGCCCAGCGGCCGGCGAGTGGGTGCTGA
- a CDS encoding D-alanine--D-alanine ligase family protein, with translation MSERLRVAVLAGGPSPEHEVSLQSAQAVLDTLPKDRYDAIPVIIDRHGRWPLDLRRGVADVVFPVMHGPYGEDGVIQGHLETLGLPYVGCGVLASAVAMDKSAMRRAFLAEDIPVTPHVWFTEHDWRTTTDPWSLVKPLAWPMYVKPANMGSSIGISRVTSMEELRAGVELAFTYDRVVVVEQGVQARELICGVLGDHDTPEASVTGELHVHGDWLDYEAKYLSHSEIATIPASLPARVSEEVRELSLRAFRAVGGYGLSRVDFLYEEGTGSLYVLEINTMPGFTPRSVYARAWEASGVPYPDLLGRLIDLALARSSS, from the coding sequence ATGAGTGAACGCCTGCGCGTCGCCGTGCTGGCGGGCGGGCCGTCTCCCGAGCACGAGGTCTCGCTGCAGTCGGCGCAGGCGGTGCTCGACACGCTGCCGAAGGACCGGTACGACGCGATCCCGGTCATCATCGACCGGCACGGCAGATGGCCTTTGGACCTGCGCCGCGGCGTCGCGGACGTGGTCTTCCCCGTCATGCACGGCCCGTACGGCGAGGACGGCGTCATCCAGGGCCACCTGGAGACGCTGGGCCTGCCGTACGTGGGCTGCGGCGTCCTGGCCTCGGCCGTGGCGATGGACAAGAGCGCCATGCGGCGCGCGTTCCTCGCGGAGGACATCCCGGTCACGCCGCACGTCTGGTTCACCGAGCACGACTGGCGGACCACGACCGACCCGTGGAGCCTGGTGAAGCCGCTCGCCTGGCCGATGTACGTCAAACCGGCGAACATGGGCTCATCCATCGGCATCTCCCGCGTCACCTCCATGGAGGAGCTGCGGGCCGGGGTCGAGCTGGCCTTCACCTATGACCGGGTGGTCGTCGTCGAGCAGGGCGTCCAGGCACGCGAGCTGATCTGCGGCGTGCTCGGCGACCATGACACCCCCGAGGCCTCGGTGACCGGTGAGCTCCACGTCCACGGCGACTGGCTCGACTACGAGGCCAAATATCTCAGCCACTCGGAGATCGCCACTATTCCCGCCTCGCTGCCCGCCCGGGTGTCCGAGGAGGTGCGCGAGCTGTCCCTGCGCGCCTTCCGCGCGGTCGGCGGGTACGGGCTGTCCAGGGTGGACTTCCTCTACGAGGAGGGGACCGGCAGCCTGTACGTGCTGGAGATCAACACCATGCCCGGCTTCACTCCTCGATCCGTCTACGCCAGGGCCTGGGAGGCCAGCGGGGTCCCGTATCCGGACCTGCTTGGCCGCCTCATCGACCTGGCGCTCGCCAGGAGCTCCTCATGA
- a CDS encoding UDP-N-acetylmuramoyl-tripeptide--D-alanyl-D-alanine ligase — MIPMTLAEIAQVLGAGLHDVPDPDALVTAPSAVDSREVVPGGLFAATPGARVDGHDYAGTAVAAGAVAVLAARPVGVPAIVVEDVQSALGVLARHVLGRLDPTVIALTGSVGKTTTKDLLAQVLEPHGPTVATDRSFNNELGLPLTVLRADAGTRYLVLEMGAGRKGDLTYLTGIAPPDLSLVLNVGAAHVSRMGGGLADVAEAKGELVEALQPDGYALLNADDPYVAGMVPRTRARVVLYGRSPGAAVRAEKVTLDGAGRAAFDLIMPSGRARVELGLVGAHQVANALGAAAVAVTLGLPADRIAAGLSAATRRSPGRFEITERPDGVTVIDDAYNANPESMRAGLHAFKAMAGGRRTIAVLGGMGQQADASQARHAQVGRLVAQLGIDVLITVGGEDMPAMAREAELSGLGTAVHRSEDVTEAITLLKELIEPGDVVFVKASSEYGLGACARALR, encoded by the coding sequence ATGATCCCGATGACGCTGGCCGAGATCGCCCAGGTGCTGGGCGCCGGCCTGCACGACGTGCCGGACCCGGACGCGCTGGTGACGGCGCCGTCGGCCGTCGACTCGCGCGAGGTGGTGCCCGGCGGCCTGTTCGCCGCCACCCCCGGCGCCCGCGTGGACGGCCACGACTACGCGGGCACGGCCGTGGCAGCAGGTGCGGTCGCCGTGCTGGCCGCCCGCCCCGTCGGGGTGCCCGCGATCGTGGTGGAGGACGTGCAGTCGGCGCTCGGCGTGCTCGCCCGGCACGTGCTCGGCCGGCTCGACCCGACCGTGATCGCCCTGACCGGTTCCGTGGGCAAGACCACCACCAAGGACCTGCTCGCCCAGGTGCTCGAACCGCACGGGCCGACGGTCGCCACCGACCGCTCGTTCAACAACGAGCTCGGGCTGCCGCTCACCGTGCTGCGCGCCGACGCCGGCACCCGGTACCTGGTGCTGGAGATGGGCGCGGGCAGGAAGGGCGACCTGACGTACCTGACCGGGATCGCGCCGCCGGACCTGAGCCTGGTGCTCAACGTCGGCGCCGCGCACGTCTCGCGCATGGGCGGCGGGCTGGCGGACGTGGCCGAGGCGAAGGGCGAGCTGGTCGAGGCACTCCAGCCGGACGGGTACGCGCTGCTCAACGCCGACGACCCGTACGTGGCGGGCATGGTGCCGCGCACCAGGGCCAGGGTCGTGCTGTACGGACGGTCGCCGGGCGCCGCCGTACGGGCCGAGAAGGTGACGCTGGACGGGGCGGGCAGGGCCGCGTTCGACCTGATCATGCCCTCGGGCCGGGCCAGGGTGGAGCTCGGCCTGGTCGGCGCGCACCAGGTGGCCAACGCGCTGGGCGCCGCCGCGGTGGCCGTCACGCTCGGGCTGCCCGCCGACCGGATCGCCGCCGGGCTGAGCGCGGCCACGCGCCGCTCGCCGGGCCGCTTCGAGATCACCGAACGGCCCGACGGCGTCACGGTCATCGACGACGCCTACAACGCCAACCCGGAGTCGATGCGGGCCGGGCTGCACGCGTTCAAGGCGATGGCGGGTGGCCGCCGCACGATCGCGGTCCTCGGCGGGATGGGGCAGCAGGCCGACGCCTCGCAAGCCCGGCACGCCCAGGTGGGGCGGCTGGTGGCCCAGCTCGGCATCGACGTGCTGATCACCGTGGGAGGCGAGGACATGCCGGCCATGGCACGGGAGGCGGAGCTGTCCGGCCTGGGCACCGCCGTCCACCGGAGCGAGGACGTGACGGAAGCGATCACCCTGCTCAAGGAGCTGATCGAGCCCGGGGACGTGGTGTTCGTCAAGGCGTCCAGCGAGTACGGGCTGGGTGCCTGCGCCCGCGCCCTGCGCTGA
- a CDS encoding aspartate/glutamate racemase family protein — MRTIGLIGGLSWESTIIYYQIINQRVRERLGGSHSANSLIWSVDYTTVEDLIFADRWDEVGTMLADAGGKLERMGAELLLICSNTFNRVSDEVARGTGVPVLHIADAVGAEVVSRGWRKVGLLGTRFTMEEPFIRDRLAAYGFEVVVPGRERRELVHRVIFEELVRGLLRPSSKEAYVEIVAELAAEGAEGVILGCTEIELLISDKDTVVPVLPSARLHAEAAAGFALGES, encoded by the coding sequence ATGCGCACTATCGGGCTGATCGGCGGACTGAGCTGGGAATCAACGATCATCTACTACCAGATCATCAACCAGCGGGTACGCGAACGGCTCGGCGGCAGCCACTCCGCCAACAGCCTGATCTGGTCAGTCGACTACACCACCGTCGAGGACCTCATCTTCGCCGACCGCTGGGACGAGGTGGGGACGATGCTGGCCGACGCGGGCGGCAAGCTGGAGCGCATGGGCGCCGAGCTGCTGCTCATCTGCAGCAACACCTTCAACCGGGTGTCCGACGAGGTGGCGCGCGGCACCGGCGTGCCCGTGCTGCACATCGCCGACGCCGTGGGCGCGGAGGTCGTCTCCAGGGGGTGGCGCAAGGTCGGGCTGCTGGGCACCCGGTTCACGATGGAGGAGCCGTTCATCAGGGACCGGCTGGCCGCGTACGGCTTCGAGGTGGTCGTGCCCGGGCGCGAACGGCGCGAGCTGGTGCACCGGGTGATCTTCGAGGAGCTGGTGCGCGGGCTGCTCCGGCCGTCCTCGAAGGAGGCGTACGTGGAGATCGTCGCCGAGCTGGCGGCCGAGGGGGCCGAAGGGGTGATACTCGGCTGCACCGAGATCGAGCTGCTGATCAGCGACAAGGACACGGTGGTCCCGGTGCTGCCGAGCGCCCGGCTGCACGCGGAGGCCGCAGCCGGGTTCGCCCTCGGGGAGTCGTAG
- a CDS encoding MFS transporter has translation MSGIPVRTLVLGLGTFAVGTDAYVVAGFLPAMARSLEVSESTAGQSATVFAVAYAVLSPVLATFTARVPRRALLTTALVVLALANLGSALAPSYPVLMVTRVLAAAGAAAFTPNAGAVAASMAAPGQRARALAVVVGGLTVATALGVPLGNLADRTLNWRVALGLVAALCALCAAGVIAVLPGLPGGPSVPLRTRLGTLRRPGVVAVLPLTTLGMMASYGLYAYAVPLLHALGATPESEMWLLFLYGAGAFASNLVAGSAADRYGPVRVLSAGYAALALTLGAFAWATGMGPHALPVAALLMAAWGASTWFQTPAQQLRLISAAPQETAVVVGLNGSALYLGIALGTALGGLLLPVGAPVALGVSAALAAGCLLYLAATRRSAETGQLSACEMGKNRL, from the coding sequence ATGTCAGGTATCCCGGTTAGAACGCTCGTGCTGGGGCTCGGCACGTTCGCCGTCGGCACCGACGCGTACGTGGTGGCCGGGTTCCTGCCGGCGATGGCCCGGTCGCTGGAGGTCTCCGAGAGCACCGCAGGGCAGTCGGCCACCGTGTTCGCCGTCGCGTACGCGGTGCTCTCGCCCGTGCTGGCCACGTTCACCGCGCGGGTGCCGCGCCGGGCCCTGCTGACCACCGCGCTCGTCGTGCTCGCGCTGGCCAACCTCGGATCCGCGCTGGCACCCAGCTACCCGGTGCTGATGGTCACCCGGGTGCTGGCCGCCGCCGGGGCCGCCGCGTTCACCCCGAACGCCGGGGCCGTCGCCGCGTCCATGGCCGCGCCGGGGCAGCGGGCCCGCGCGCTGGCCGTGGTGGTCGGCGGGCTGACCGTGGCCACCGCGCTCGGCGTGCCGCTGGGCAACCTGGCCGACAGAACCCTGAACTGGCGGGTCGCGCTCGGGCTGGTCGCCGCACTCTGCGCGCTCTGCGCCGCCGGCGTGATCGCCGTCCTGCCCGGCCTTCCGGGCGGCCCGAGCGTCCCCCTGCGCACCCGGCTCGGCACCCTGCGCCGCCCGGGAGTCGTCGCGGTGCTGCCGCTGACCACGCTCGGCATGATGGCCAGTTACGGCCTGTACGCCTACGCCGTCCCGCTCCTGCACGCGCTGGGCGCCACGCCGGAGTCCGAGATGTGGCTGCTGTTCCTCTACGGTGCGGGCGCCTTCGCCAGCAACCTGGTCGCGGGCAGCGCCGCCGACCGGTACGGGCCGGTCCGGGTGCTGTCCGCCGGGTACGCGGCACTCGCCCTCACCCTTGGCGCCTTCGCCTGGGCCACCGGCATGGGGCCACACGCGCTGCCGGTGGCCGCGCTGCTCATGGCGGCCTGGGGCGCGAGCACCTGGTTCCAGACGCCGGCGCAGCAGTTGCGGCTGATCTCGGCCGCGCCCCAGGAGACGGCCGTGGTCGTGGGGCTGAACGGCTCCGCGCTCTACCTCGGCATCGCCCTGGGGACGGCGCTCGGCGGGCTGCTGCTGCCCGTGGGGGCGCCGGTCGCGCTGGGCGTGAGCGCGGCGCTGGCCGCCGGATGCCTGCTCTATCTGGCCGCCACCCGCCGATCGGCGGAAACTGGACAACTTTCGGCCTGCGAAATGGGCAAGAACCGCCTCTAA
- a CDS encoding RrF2 family transcriptional regulator, with protein MGEGVEWGLHCCVTLGWLKDEGPVSIRRLAAWFDLPQEYLKKRLQALTRAGILASTPGARGGFSLAKPPEHITMMDVVTALEGPAEAFRCVEIRQRGAGAEGGQFRRPCGISTAMRRAELAWRRELAGQTIADLMAGAAPSGERTRRNYARLRG; from the coding sequence ATGGGTGAAGGAGTCGAGTGGGGATTGCACTGCTGCGTGACCCTGGGCTGGCTCAAGGACGAAGGGCCGGTGTCGATCCGCAGGCTGGCCGCCTGGTTCGACCTCCCGCAGGAGTACCTGAAGAAGCGGCTCCAGGCCCTGACCAGGGCCGGGATCCTCGCCTCCACCCCTGGCGCCAGGGGCGGCTTCTCACTGGCCAAGCCACCTGAGCACATCACGATGATGGACGTGGTGACCGCGCTGGAGGGGCCCGCGGAGGCGTTCCGCTGCGTCGAGATCCGGCAGCGCGGCGCCGGTGCGGAGGGCGGGCAGTTCCGCCGCCCCTGCGGCATCTCCACGGCGATGCGGCGGGCGGAGCTGGCCTGGCGGCGGGAGCTGGCCGGGCAGACGATCGCCGACCTCATGGCGGGCGCGGCCCCCTCGGGTGAGCGCACCAGGCGCAACTACGCCCGCCTGCGCGGCTGA
- a CDS encoding MBL fold metallo-hydrolase, with the protein MQVHFVGTGSIFHDRLSASALLDDKLLIDTPNGSVKAMRRERIDPATVDLCLITHFHADHFFDIIFLLMEQGLLRKRDRELILIGPTGFAERVAHLFEISYPGTWEKIQPNLQPRFVEFGHEGGEWSGEGYRIRALPVEHTTPIALGYSITDTAGTVFGYTGDTVLCPSVEQLADTSSALALDTSFLSSKVGHMGLDDVERLADDHPGLTLFPTHLGEEVTGSDRPNIVFPEDGQTFELGSDGTVTPVAAAVSALRSR; encoded by the coding sequence ATGCAGGTTCACTTCGTCGGCACCGGATCCATCTTCCATGACCGCCTCAGCGCCTCGGCACTGCTCGACGACAAGCTCCTCATCGACACCCCGAACGGATCCGTCAAGGCGATGCGCCGCGAGCGGATCGACCCGGCCACGGTCGACCTCTGCCTCATCACCCATTTCCACGCCGACCACTTCTTCGACATCATCTTCCTGCTCATGGAGCAGGGCCTGCTGCGCAAGCGGGACCGCGAGCTGATCCTCATCGGCCCGACCGGTTTCGCCGAGCGCGTGGCCCACCTGTTCGAGATCAGCTATCCGGGCACCTGGGAGAAGATCCAGCCCAACCTCCAGCCGCGTTTCGTCGAGTTCGGCCACGAGGGCGGGGAGTGGTCCGGCGAGGGTTACCGCATCCGGGCCCTGCCCGTCGAGCACACCACCCCGATCGCGCTCGGTTACTCCATCACCGACACCGCCGGCACCGTCTTCGGCTACACCGGCGACACCGTCCTGTGCCCCTCGGTCGAGCAGCTCGCGGACACGAGCTCCGCCCTCGCACTGGACACCTCGTTCCTCAGCTCGAAGGTCGGCCACATGGGCCTGGACGACGTGGAGCGGCTCGCCGACGACCATCCCGGGCTCACGCTCTTCCCCACGCACCTGGGTGAGGAGGTCACGGGCTCCGACCGGCCGAACATCGTCTTTCCCGAGGACGGGCAGACGTTCGAGCTGGGCTCCGACGGCACGGTCACGCCGGTGGCGGCCGCGGTGTCCGCGTTGAGGTCCCGTTGA
- the aroQ gene encoding gamma subclass chorismate mutase AroQ, producing the protein MTLVVRSASLALMSMVLLGPTAAGADDAATGVVVPDSGDRAGLLALVDLIVRRLSLADEVAAAKLADGRPIADPVRERRLLDAVAALAARSGTAPEAGVRFFRAQIEAGKMVQRGLHARWRAHPELRPRRHPDLAGEVRPRLDRLTPPLLRLLGETEPVRASDGRCWSGLAAARLAVEARTGLDRLHRDALDAALAPLCDPAQADRVT; encoded by the coding sequence ATGACCCTTGTGGTGAGGTCCGCGTCACTGGCCCTGATGTCCATGGTGCTGCTCGGCCCCACCGCCGCCGGCGCCGACGACGCCGCCACGGGTGTCGTCGTGCCGGATTCCGGTGACCGGGCGGGGCTGCTGGCGCTGGTGGATCTGATCGTGCGGCGGTTGTCGCTGGCCGATGAGGTGGCGGCGGCCAAGCTCGCCGACGGCCGCCCGATCGCCGATCCCGTACGCGAGCGGCGCCTGCTCGACGCCGTCGCCGCCCTCGCGGCCCGTTCCGGGACGGCGCCGGAGGCCGGGGTGCGCTTCTTCAGGGCGCAGATCGAGGCGGGCAAGATGGTGCAGCGCGGGCTGCACGCGCGCTGGCGGGCGCATCCGGAGCTGCGCCCCCGGCGGCATCCCGACCTGGCGGGCGAGGTGCGCCCACGACTCGACCGGCTCACGCCCCCGCTGCTGCGCCTGCTCGGGGAGACCGAGCCGGTACGCGCATCCGACGGCCGCTGCTGGTCCGGGCTGGCCGCGGCGCGGCTCGCCGTCGAAGCGCGTACCGGCCTGGACCGGCTGCATCGCGACGCCCTCGACGCGGCCCTCGCCCCGCTATGCGACCCCGCTCAGGCCGACCGCGTCACCTGA